Within Pseudomonas tructae, the genomic segment CCGCAAGACCCGCAAGCCGTGACTTCGGCGGCGATCGCCAAACAGGTGATCCTGCCGACCTACAGCCGCTGGGTGGAAGCCGACCGGCAACTGGCGGTCAGCGCCCTGGCCTTTTGTGAAGGCAAGGCCGACCTGGCCACAGCCCGCGCCGACTTCCTCCACGCGCAAAAAGCCTGGGCCGAGTTGCAGCCGCTGCTGATCGGCCCGCTGGCCGAAGGCAATCGCGCCTGGCAGGTACAGTTCTGGCCCGACAAGAAGAACCTGGTCGGCCGCCAGGTCGAGCAACTGGTCAACGCTGACACGCCAGTCGATGCCCAGACTCTGGGCAAATCCAGCGTCGTCGTGCGCGGCCTGTCGGCTTACGAATACATTCTCTTCGACAGCAAGCCAGACACTGCCAACGCCGAACACAAAGCCCGCTACTGCCCACTGCTGGTAGCCATCGGCGAACACCAGAAGACTCTGGCCGAAGAGATCCTCAAGGGCTGGAACAGCACCGACGGCATGCTCGCGCAGATGACCAAGTTCCCCAACCAGCGCTATGCCGATTCCCACGAGGCCATCGCCGACCTGCTGCGTGCCCAGGTCACCGCCCTGGACACCCTGAAGAAGAAGCTCGGCGCACCCATGGGCCGCCTGAGCAAGGGCATCCCACAGCCGCTGCAGGCTGAAGCCT encodes:
- a CDS encoding imelysin family protein; its protein translation is MFRPKLLFTSLAALALGACSPQDPQAVTSAAIAKQVILPTYSRWVEADRQLAVSALAFCEGKADLATARADFLHAQKAWAELQPLLIGPLAEGNRAWQVQFWPDKKNLVGRQVEQLVNADTPVDAQTLGKSSVVVRGLSAYEYILFDSKPDTANAEHKARYCPLLVAIGEHQKTLAEEILKGWNSTDGMLAQMTKFPNQRYADSHEAIADLLRAQVTALDTLKKKLGAPMGRLSKGIPQPLQAEAWRSHASLKSLEASLNAAQTVWVGVDNKGLRGLLGKDQQALAEKIDAAYANSIKLLASNQKTLGELLDDEAGRQQLNTLYDSLNVVHRLHEGELAKALGIQLGFNANDGD